The following proteins are co-located in the Spirosoma montaniterrae genome:
- the aac(3) gene encoding aminoglycoside 3-N-acetyltransferase, whose protein sequence is MHAYSSTLPVGDTAYWTRYALGKHLQQIGLQPGDAVMVHAGLRAIGPMLNGPDTLIDALLDTVGPTGTLLCYVNWEQQYEDALDEEGRIPDALKPHIPPFDPARSRASRDHGAFAEFVRTTPGAQRSGNPGASVAAIGGRANWFTANHPLDYGYGPNSPFARLVSAAGNVLMIGCPLDTMSLLHHAEHLAQIPGKHSCRMEVPLLLSGQTLWRMIEEFDTAEPVVDGLEPDYFGTIVDEFLVAGNGRRGQVGNAPAVLVPAADMVAFAVDWLEQRFG, encoded by the coding sequence ATGCATGCTTACTCCTCCACGTTACCCGTTGGAGATACTGCCTACTGGACGCGCTATGCGCTCGGCAAGCACTTGCAACAAATTGGCCTGCAACCCGGCGATGCCGTTATGGTTCATGCCGGGCTGCGGGCAATTGGCCCTATGCTCAATGGCCCCGATACGCTGATCGATGCCCTGCTCGACACGGTTGGCCCAACTGGCACGCTGCTGTGTTACGTCAACTGGGAGCAACAATACGAAGACGCACTCGATGAAGAGGGGCGCATTCCTGATGCGCTCAAGCCGCACATTCCTCCCTTCGACCCTGCCCGAAGCCGCGCCAGTCGGGACCACGGAGCTTTTGCCGAATTTGTTCGGACAACGCCCGGTGCCCAACGAAGCGGCAACCCCGGCGCATCGGTAGCGGCTATCGGCGGGCGGGCCAACTGGTTTACGGCCAACCACCCGCTCGATTATGGCTACGGCCCCAACTCGCCCTTTGCCAGATTGGTATCGGCAGCGGGCAACGTGCTGATGATTGGTTGCCCGCTCGATACCATGAGCCTGCTGCACCATGCTGAGCATTTGGCCCAAATTCCGGGTAAACATAGTTGCCGGATGGAAGTCCCGCTCCTGCTTAGCGGACAAACCCTATGGCGCATGATCGAAGAATTCGACACCGCCGAGCCGGTTGTTGACGGCCTGGAACCCGATTATTTCGGCACCATTGTCGATGAATTTCTGGTTGCGGGCAACGGACGTCGGGGGCAGGTTGGCAACGCTCCGGCGGTGCTGGTTCCGGCGGCTGACATGGTAGCCTTCGCCGTTGACTGGCTGGAGCAGCGGTTTGGTTAG
- a CDS encoding TerB family tellurite resistance protein, giving the protein MAVQDLYMGLGALAYAVAKADGQLHSAESRAIRELLEAEPFGDVARCAFTLKEFHNDSPEEAYQFALRYFEANKRFLDRQRKFHFLRIAHTIADSHNDISDCERALLDRLKADLETL; this is encoded by the coding sequence ATGGCTGTTCAGGATTTATATATGGGGCTTGGTGCTCTGGCTTATGCTGTAGCAAAAGCAGACGGGCAGCTACACTCCGCCGAAAGCCGGGCCATCCGCGAACTGCTCGAAGCCGAGCCGTTTGGCGACGTAGCCCGTTGCGCCTTCACGCTCAAGGAGTTTCATAACGATTCGCCTGAAGAAGCCTATCAGTTTGCCCTGCGGTACTTTGAGGCCAACAAACGGTTTTTAGACCGGCAGCGTAAGTTCCATTTCCTGCGCATTGCCCACACCATTGCCGATTCGCACAACGACATCTCCGACTGCGAACGCGCCCTGCTCGACCGCCTGAAAGCAGATCTGGAAACGCTGTGA
- a CDS encoding FAD-dependent oxidoreductase, whose product MRLPIILSIDDDPQVLQAIQHDLRQQYRKQYRIMCTSSAREGLDSLTELKKKGEEVALFLSDQRMPDMTGVEFLTQARRVFPNAKRALLTAYSDIDAAIRAINEVQLDYYIAKPWDPPEEKLYPVLDDLLSDWQSDYRPAFEGLKLVGYQFSPQSHALKDFLAGNLFAYQWLDIETDPRAQELLDLHGLAPADLPIVVLEDGTVLKQPALADLAEKLGLAPKASQELYDLAIIGSGPAGLAAAVYGGSEGLRTILIDKRAPGGQAGTSSRIENYLGFPNGLSGSDLARRAITQAQRFGVEFLVPQEVVSITSRGQYKDINMADGSAVVARAIILSTGVSYHKLENESLDKFTGAGVYYGAATTEAYAFKGKPVYVVGGGNSAGQGAMYLSRTASEVFICIRRPDLTETMSQYLIDQIERTPNITVLGCTEVIEALGNERMECVVLQNMDTQERRTVPAAGLFIFIGTKPYTDWIEMDIIKDPKGFIATGRDLAKYADFKKVWKQNREPFALETCSPGIFAAGDVRAGAMNRVASAVGEGAMAVSFVHKYLAES is encoded by the coding sequence ATGCGTCTTCCTATCATTCTCTCCATTGACGACGACCCGCAGGTGTTGCAGGCGATTCAGCACGATTTACGGCAGCAGTACCGGAAACAGTACCGGATTATGTGTACGTCGTCGGCCCGCGAAGGACTCGATTCATTGACCGAACTCAAGAAAAAGGGCGAAGAAGTGGCTCTGTTTCTGAGCGATCAGCGGATGCCCGACATGACCGGCGTTGAGTTTCTGACGCAGGCCCGGCGTGTGTTCCCCAATGCCAAACGTGCACTACTCACGGCCTATTCCGACATCGATGCCGCCATACGGGCCATCAACGAAGTGCAGTTGGATTACTACATCGCCAAGCCGTGGGACCCGCCCGAGGAAAAACTATACCCGGTTCTCGATGATCTGCTAAGCGACTGGCAGTCAGACTATCGCCCGGCGTTTGAGGGGCTGAAGTTAGTAGGCTACCAGTTTTCGCCACAGTCGCACGCGCTCAAGGATTTTCTGGCGGGAAACCTGTTTGCCTACCAATGGCTCGATATTGAAACCGACCCCCGCGCTCAGGAACTGCTCGATCTGCACGGCCTGGCACCCGCCGACCTGCCCATTGTGGTACTCGAAGATGGCACTGTGCTGAAGCAACCTGCGCTGGCCGATCTGGCCGAAAAACTGGGGCTCGCCCCCAAAGCGTCGCAGGAGTTATATGATCTGGCTATCATTGGCTCTGGCCCTGCCGGGCTGGCAGCAGCCGTTTACGGCGGTTCCGAAGGGTTGCGAACTATTCTGATCGATAAACGGGCACCGGGCGGACAAGCGGGTACCAGCTCTCGCATCGAAAACTATCTCGGTTTTCCGAACGGACTGAGTGGCAGCGATTTAGCTCGTCGTGCCATTACACAGGCGCAGCGATTCGGCGTCGAGTTTTTAGTGCCGCAGGAGGTGGTTTCCATTACGTCGCGTGGGCAATACAAAGACATTAATATGGCCGACGGCAGTGCGGTGGTGGCGCGGGCCATTATTCTCAGCACGGGTGTATCGTACCACAAACTCGAAAATGAAAGTTTAGACAAATTCACTGGCGCGGGCGTCTACTACGGCGCGGCCACGACCGAAGCGTATGCCTTTAAAGGTAAGCCCGTGTATGTAGTGGGGGGCGGTAACTCGGCGGGGCAGGGGGCTATGTACCTCTCACGAACGGCCTCAGAAGTTTTCATCTGCATCCGGCGTCCCGATCTCACCGAAACCATGTCGCAGTACCTGATCGACCAAATCGAGCGGACACCCAACATCACGGTGCTGGGCTGCACGGAGGTAATCGAAGCTCTCGGCAACGAGCGCATGGAGTGCGTCGTGCTGCAAAACATGGATACGCAGGAGCGTCGGACCGTACCGGCTGCCGGGCTGTTTATTTTCATTGGCACCAAGCCCTACACCGACTGGATTGAGATGGACATCATCAAAGACCCGAAAGGCTTTATTGCCACAGGCCGCGACTTAGCCAAATACGCTGACTTCAAAAAAGTATGGAAACAAAACCGTGAACCGTTCGCGCTCGAAACGTGTAGCCCCGGCATTTTCGCGGCTGGCGACGTGCGGGCCGGTGCCATGAACCGCGTAGCGTCGGCGGTGGGCGAGGGGGCTATGGCTGTCAGTTTCGTGCATAAGTATCTGGCTGAGAGTTAA
- a CDS encoding ChaN family lipoprotein translates to MRPILLLLCLMTTSFRSHPEGPNKPAYQLYDGGLKATTYAKLLRQAADADVVLFGELHNNPICHWLQLQLTKDLAARKPGALVLGAEMFETDNQTPLTRYVQGQITAKELAAQARLWPNFDTDYKPIVDVAREQKIPFIATNVPRRYASLVARHGLAALDTLPADAKRQMAPLPLTVDLTLPGYRAMLDMMTGDANHGSPHGNNGDMAANFARAQAIKDATMAHFILQNLTPGQTLLHLNGDYHSKNREGISWYLRQQRPQLRILTISSVELNDVDKPTANQRNLADFVLAIPADMTKTY, encoded by the coding sequence ATGCGCCCTATTCTGCTCCTGCTTTGCCTGATGACAACATCGTTTCGTTCCCATCCGGAAGGCCCCAACAAACCGGCTTATCAACTCTATGATGGTGGTTTAAAGGCTACCACCTACGCCAAACTGCTCCGGCAAGCCGCCGACGCCGACGTGGTATTATTCGGCGAGTTGCATAACAACCCGATTTGCCACTGGCTTCAGCTTCAGCTTACCAAAGACCTCGCGGCCCGCAAACCGGGTGCGCTGGTGCTGGGTGCCGAAATGTTCGAGACCGATAACCAAACCCCTCTTACGCGCTACGTGCAGGGGCAAATCACAGCGAAAGAGTTAGCGGCTCAGGCCCGGCTGTGGCCCAATTTCGATACTGACTACAAACCCATTGTCGACGTGGCCCGCGAACAGAAAATTCCGTTCATAGCTACGAACGTGCCGCGCCGATATGCCAGTTTGGTGGCCCGGCACGGATTGGCCGCCCTCGATACGCTGCCCGCCGACGCCAAACGTCAGATGGCCCCGCTGCCGCTGACCGTTGACCTGACCCTGCCCGGCTACCGCGCCATGCTCGACATGATGACCGGCGACGCTAACCACGGCAGTCCGCACGGCAACAACGGCGACATGGCGGCTAACTTCGCCCGTGCGCAGGCTATTAAAGATGCGACGATGGCGCATTTCATTCTGCAAAACCTGACACCCGGCCAGACGCTGCTGCACCTCAACGGCGATTATCACTCGAAAAATCGCGAAGGGATTAGCTGGTATCTGCGGCAGCAACGTCCGCAACTCAGGATTCTGACTATTTCATCGGTCGAGCTAAATGACGTTGACAAACCCACCGCCAACCAGCGCAACCTCGCCGATTTTGTGCTCGCTATTCCAGCCGATATGACGAAGACGTATTAG
- a CDS encoding sensor histidine kinase has translation MTILDTLRQFPAFSDVPNEQLQWLADHADEQTYPADTVIYKAGDAIDHLMLLIDGRVRLDTGPDSAPDEIAVYTSHSILGVLPFSRLTKASVRITAEKPTYTLLLHRKQFREMAQVGYELTGAFVQQMTTRVRDFTKQTQQEDKMASLGRLSAGLAHELNNPVAAVVRSADTLKEHLRATPEAFKAIMHLSLTNQQVDSVNDAFFKKVDQKAPALTMMQRSSLEDELTDWLDDHGVDDAVDLAGPLVEFGFKTDDLDWILNQVGDANMPRIVNWLVNNLVTEKLVMDISEASKRISTLVGSIKNYTHMDRGAGKEQVHLPDGLHSTLTLLDYKLKSKHITISLDLPADLPAICGWPGELNQVWTNLIDNAIDAMPDSGQLTIRSYVDRGEFVLTTITDNGSGIPADIQDKIFEPFFTTKEIGKGTGLGLDIVQGIIKHHNGSIKLKSKPGETEFSVCLPIL, from the coding sequence ATGACCATACTCGATACGCTCCGCCAGTTTCCGGCTTTCAGTGATGTTCCCAACGAACAGCTTCAGTGGCTGGCCGACCATGCCGACGAACAGACGTACCCCGCCGATACGGTAATTTACAAAGCGGGCGATGCTATCGATCACCTGATGCTGCTCATCGATGGGCGCGTTCGGCTCGATACTGGCCCAGACAGTGCCCCCGACGAAATAGCCGTCTATACCTCGCATTCCATACTGGGCGTGTTGCCGTTTTCGCGGTTAACAAAAGCTTCGGTTCGTATCACTGCCGAGAAGCCCACATACACGCTATTGCTCCACCGTAAGCAATTTAGGGAGATGGCTCAGGTGGGTTATGAACTGACAGGGGCGTTTGTTCAGCAAATGACCACCCGCGTCCGTGATTTCACAAAGCAAACGCAGCAGGAAGATAAAATGGCCTCGCTGGGGCGGCTGTCGGCGGGGCTGGCCCACGAACTCAACAACCCCGTGGCGGCTGTGGTGCGGTCTGCCGATACGCTCAAAGAGCATCTCCGGGCTACACCCGAAGCATTCAAAGCCATTATGCATCTGAGCCTGACCAATCAGCAGGTCGATTCGGTGAACGATGCGTTTTTTAAAAAAGTCGATCAGAAAGCTCCTGCACTCACCATGATGCAACGGAGCAGCCTCGAAGATGAGCTAACCGACTGGCTCGACGACCACGGCGTTGACGATGCCGTTGATCTGGCCGGGCCGCTCGTAGAGTTTGGCTTCAAAACCGACGATTTAGACTGGATTCTCAACCAGGTTGGCGATGCAAACATGCCCCGCATCGTGAATTGGTTAGTTAATAATTTAGTGACCGAAAAATTGGTGATGGACATCAGCGAAGCGTCGAAACGTATCTCAACGCTCGTTGGCTCTATCAAAAATTACACCCATATGGATCGGGGCGCGGGCAAAGAACAGGTACATCTGCCCGACGGTCTACACAGTACGCTTACCCTGCTCGACTACAAGCTGAAGTCTAAACACATTACCATATCGCTCGATCTGCCCGCCGACCTGCCCGCCATTTGCGGCTGGCCCGGCGAACTAAATCAGGTCTGGACTAATCTTATCGACAACGCTATCGACGCCATGCCCGACAGCGGCCAGCTCACCATTCGCAGCTACGTTGACCGGGGCGAGTTTGTGCTGACAACCATTACCGACAATGGTAGCGGTATTCCGGCAGATATTCAGGACAAAATCTTCGAGCCATTTTTCACGACCAAAGAAATTGGAAAAGGCACTGGCCTCGGTCTCGACATTGTTCAGGGCATCATAAAACATCACAACGGCTCCATAAAACTAAAATCCAAACCCGGCGAAACCGAATTCTCGGTGTGCCTACCCATTCTGTAG
- a CDS encoding DUF6624 domain-containing protein, producing the protein MKALKRISELLFIGVFSTHVAPAQKLPTVSQDTAYVHAVEQALTHLQKGDCQLCLDSYKKAFQISQNSALSTMRAALCAYRCGREDLARTYIDQAITVDYGIAEDIWFDRQIAPEFDAVRSTNMATYVREAFARKDAALKLNIPLKNELQAIYETDQQPRAQIDSLIQKYGNESAQMQQLWQHIHRTDSINLIRIESIIRQYGYPGKRLVGPNQSNTAWLIIQHSPLATQEKYLPLIRKAAEEGEMDKSNVALLVDRIRMYKGQKQLYGSQIAIDPSGKRHFHPIADEVNVNKRRADMDLGSIEDYARENDILYKPVGRKSKK; encoded by the coding sequence ATGAAAGCATTGAAACGGATCAGTGAACTACTGTTTATTGGCGTTTTCAGCACTCATGTTGCCCCCGCACAAAAATTGCCTACTGTTAGCCAAGACACTGCTTACGTTCATGCCGTAGAGCAGGCGTTAACTCATCTCCAAAAGGGGGACTGCCAACTCTGTTTGGATTCGTATAAAAAAGCGTTTCAAATTTCACAAAACAGTGCGCTAAGCACAATGCGGGCCGCCTTGTGCGCTTATCGGTGTGGCCGGGAAGATTTAGCAAGAACGTACATTGATCAGGCAATAACTGTTGATTATGGCATTGCTGAAGATATATGGTTCGACCGTCAGATTGCGCCTGAGTTTGATGCCGTTCGCAGCACAAATATGGCTACCTATGTGCGCGAAGCGTTTGCTCGAAAAGACGCTGCGTTGAAACTGAATATACCATTGAAAAACGAATTGCAAGCCATATACGAGACAGACCAGCAACCACGCGCTCAAATTGATTCTCTTATTCAAAAATATGGTAATGAATCGGCCCAGATGCAGCAATTATGGCAACATATACATCGAACCGACTCGATTAATCTCATCAGAATTGAGTCAATCATTCGTCAATATGGCTATCCTGGCAAACGTTTGGTTGGGCCTAATCAGAGCAATACTGCCTGGCTCATTATCCAGCACTCACCGTTAGCTACCCAAGAAAAATATTTACCGCTAATTCGGAAAGCCGCCGAAGAAGGTGAAATGGATAAATCGAATGTGGCGTTGTTAGTCGACCGCATTCGTATGTACAAAGGTCAGAAACAACTTTATGGCTCTCAGATCGCCATTGACCCGAGTGGAAAGCGACATTTCCACCCAATTGCCGACGAAGTGAATGTCAATAAACGTCGGGCCGACATGGACCTTGGTTCGATTGAAGATTATGCGCGGGAAAACGACATTCTATACAAACCCGTCGGGAGAAAGTCGAAAAAATAG